In a genomic window of Halobiforma lacisalsi AJ5:
- the nirK gene encoding copper-containing nitrite reductase, translating into MTTIQANRRQFMQAIGATGAVAVAGCLGNDDVSGSSTTTESEEGLPAAEPVDVDRIARDPTDVPDPVDWDEPREHDITLETEQMTAEIEPGVTFDFMTFGGQIPGPMVRVRRGDRVNLRFEVPEDINMDLHNVDFHAVYGPGGGADATTIAPGDNAAEISFTAEYAGAFIYHCAVPNMDHHISAGMFGTILVEPEEGLPEVDHEFYLGQHEIYTDGEAGEAGHHGFDFDAMQSEDPTYVTFNGQAYGFTPDGLGPMKANTGETARVYFANGGPNLTSALHPIGNVWSRYYRDGDLISDPDRNIETAPVAPGTTTVGEMEFPVPGPVKIVDHALSRVVHKGALAVIDVEGEENPEIYDEDP; encoded by the coding sequence ATGACCACGATTCAGGCCAACCGACGGCAGTTCATGCAGGCGATCGGGGCAACCGGCGCTGTAGCGGTAGCCGGCTGTCTCGGCAACGACGACGTGTCGGGGAGCAGCACGACAACCGAAAGTGAGGAGGGACTGCCGGCAGCGGAGCCTGTCGACGTCGATCGGATCGCTCGAGATCCGACCGACGTTCCGGACCCTGTCGACTGGGACGAGCCCCGGGAACACGACATCACACTCGAGACCGAACAGATGACGGCCGAGATCGAGCCGGGGGTCACCTTCGACTTCATGACCTTCGGGGGGCAGATCCCGGGACCGATGGTCCGGGTCCGCCGTGGCGACCGGGTCAACCTCCGCTTCGAGGTCCCGGAGGACATCAACATGGACCTCCACAACGTGGACTTCCACGCGGTCTACGGCCCCGGCGGCGGTGCCGACGCGACGACCATCGCGCCGGGCGACAACGCGGCCGAAATCAGCTTCACGGCCGAGTACGCCGGCGCGTTCATCTACCACTGTGCGGTCCCGAACATGGATCACCACATCAGCGCCGGCATGTTCGGTACGATCCTCGTCGAACCCGAGGAAGGGCTGCCCGAGGTCGACCACGAGTTCTACCTCGGCCAGCACGAGATCTACACCGACGGTGAAGCCGGCGAGGCGGGACACCACGGCTTCGACTTCGACGCGATGCAGTCGGAGGATCCCACCTACGTGACATTCAACGGCCAGGCCTACGGCTTCACCCCGGACGGCCTCGGACCGATGAAGGCCAACACGGGTGAGACCGCCCGGGTGTACTTCGCCAACGGCGGCCCCAACCTGACCAGTGCGCTCCACCCGATCGGCAACGTCTGGAGCCGCTACTACCGCGACGGCGACCTCATCTCGGACCCCGACCGCAACATCGAGACCGCGCCGGTCGCACCCGGCACGACCACGGTCGGCGAGATGGAGTTCCCCGTCCCCGGCCCGGTCAAGATCGTCGACCACGCGCTCAGCCGCGTCGTCCACAAGGGTGCCCTGGCCGTCATCGACGTCGAGGGCGAAGAGAACCCCGAAATCTACGACGAAGATCCGTAA
- a CDS encoding cytochrome c biogenesis CcdA family protein, translating into MATGELLGTMLFALGIGVATFFSPCAYALLPGYVGYYVAATGEETTPPLSGTLARGIAAAVGAMSVLGILSVAAILAGETVERALPLLEYGVGLALIVLGLWVLYGGSGAVHVLLPERRSTVLGFGLFGAMYALAATACVLPVFLGLAFRSLTMPPLETALVLGTYAAGFGTLMIAVTLATAFGYTLGAGRIANYVDRVIRVAGVVLVIAGVGQLYVAAV; encoded by the coding sequence GTGGCGACCGGCGAACTCCTCGGAACGATGCTGTTCGCCCTCGGGATCGGCGTAGCGACGTTCTTCTCGCCGTGTGCCTACGCGCTGTTGCCCGGCTACGTCGGCTACTACGTCGCCGCGACTGGCGAGGAGACGACCCCGCCGCTGTCCGGCACGCTCGCCCGCGGGATCGCGGCAGCCGTCGGCGCGATGAGCGTACTCGGCATCCTGTCGGTCGCCGCGATCCTCGCCGGAGAGACGGTCGAACGGGCGTTGCCACTGCTCGAGTACGGCGTCGGCCTCGCCCTGATCGTGCTCGGCCTGTGGGTGCTGTACGGCGGGAGCGGTGCCGTCCACGTCCTCCTGCCCGAGCGCCGATCGACCGTCCTCGGGTTCGGACTCTTCGGCGCGATGTACGCCCTCGCAGCGACGGCCTGTGTCCTCCCGGTGTTTCTGGGACTGGCGTTTCGCTCGCTGACCATGCCGCCGCTCGAGACGGCGCTCGTCCTCGGGACCTACGCCGCCGGGTTCGGGACGCTCATGATCGCGGTCACGCTCGCAACGGCCTTCGGATACACGCTGGGAGCGGGACGTATCGCGAACTACGTCGATCGTGTGATCCGTGTTGCAGGGGTCGTACTGGTGATCGCCGGCGTCGGCCAACTGTACGTCGCTGCGGTCTGA
- a CDS encoding TlpA family protein disulfide reductase: protein MRRREVLAGAAGLAALGGGAIAVSERNPLESDAVVDPIELETIDAPGSDAGTVAVPERGRVTFVELFATWCGVCQDMMEPLGRVHDDLDGDIQFVSVTGEPIGNTITREDVADWWREHDGDWPVALDSDLELTEALDGSGVPYAYVLNEDNVVTWSGRGRKSAEEIRSAIDRAGGE, encoded by the coding sequence ATGCGCCGTCGTGAGGTCCTCGCGGGAGCCGCCGGACTCGCCGCCCTCGGCGGCGGCGCGATCGCAGTTAGCGAACGGAACCCGCTCGAGAGCGACGCGGTCGTCGATCCGATCGAACTGGAGACGATCGACGCGCCGGGGAGCGATGCCGGCACGGTGGCGGTGCCGGAACGCGGCCGGGTGACGTTCGTCGAACTGTTCGCCACCTGGTGTGGCGTCTGTCAGGACATGATGGAACCCCTCGGTCGGGTTCACGACGACCTCGACGGGGACATCCAGTTCGTTTCGGTAACCGGCGAACCGATCGGGAACACCATCACTCGCGAAGACGTCGCGGACTGGTGGCGCGAACACGACGGTGACTGGCCGGTCGCGCTCGACTCCGACCTCGAGCTGACGGAAGCGCTCGATGGCTCCGGGGTGCCGTACGCGTACGTCCTGAACGAGGACAACGTCGTGACCTGGTCCGGACGGGGTCGAAAGTCCGCCGAAGAGATCCGATCGGCCATCGACAGAGCAGGGGGTGAGTGA
- a CDS encoding SCO family protein — protein MTPTSTSTSVDRRTILRATGAAALGTSLAGCSQLTSSGNGADGVVLDPPENHDRIKESDIPHPIYGEEIPEATVPAPLHDRSVTTTEFEGDRHVMLTFVYTSCTTVCPGLTAALRRVQADAHEEGYEDEIAFLPITFDPEYDTPEVLEAYGEDYGVDFEAGNWYFLRPETHGDAKEVVEDTFGVAFEHGEESGDMAHDDESDEMDDEEMNHERHITHTSLILLVNKDGLVERAWTGGSPGGNEIVDAARAVVEGW, from the coding sequence ATGACCCCTACATCCACATCTACATCCGTCGACAGGCGAACGATCTTGCGCGCGACGGGAGCAGCGGCACTCGGCACGTCCCTCGCGGGCTGTTCACAACTAACCAGTTCCGGCAACGGGGCGGACGGCGTCGTCCTGGATCCGCCGGAGAACCACGATCGAATCAAAGAGTCGGATATCCCACATCCGATCTACGGGGAGGAGATCCCCGAAGCGACCGTCCCGGCTCCGCTGCACGACCGGTCGGTCACGACCACGGAGTTCGAGGGCGATCGGCACGTCATGCTGACGTTCGTATACACCAGCTGTACGACCGTCTGTCCCGGTCTGACCGCGGCCCTGCGGCGCGTTCAGGCCGATGCCCACGAAGAGGGATACGAGGACGAGATCGCGTTCCTCCCGATCACCTTCGACCCCGAGTACGATACGCCCGAGGTGCTCGAGGCTTACGGCGAGGACTACGGCGTCGACTTCGAGGCAGGGAACTGGTACTTCCTGCGTCCGGAGACACACGGAGACGCCAAAGAGGTCGTCGAGGACACGTTCGGCGTGGCGTTCGAGCACGGGGAAGAGTCCGGTGACATGGCTCACGACGACGAATCGGATGAGATGGACGACGAGGAAATGAACCACGAGCGACACATCACTCACACGTCGCTGATCCTGCTCGTGAACAAGGACGGCCTCGTCGAACGGGCCTGGACGGGCGGCTCACCCGGCGGCAACGAAATCGTCGACGCCGCCCGGGCCGTCGTCGAGGGGTGGTGA
- a CDS encoding cupredoxin domain-containing protein, with protein MTPVTRRTVLQASASAVGIALVGCLESTADRLGGAEGDGTGELGSPTDRITVTANSQPYPEFEPQIVHVVPGGTVEWLVETGRHDVTAYHEDGHGPHRTPNGVETWGSRRLTGVGSSYERTFDQEGVYDYVDTQQVCTSHEIAGNIGRVVVGWPDPDDEPAMADPQPELPSQAARAIELFNEETRPVLEAGP; from the coding sequence ATGACACCAGTTACCCGCCGTACCGTCCTCCAGGCGTCCGCATCCGCGGTCGGCATCGCTCTCGTCGGCTGTCTCGAGAGCACAGCGGATCGCCTCGGCGGTGCGGAGGGCGACGGTACCGGCGAACTGGGGTCGCCGACCGATCGGATCACGGTCACGGCGAACTCTCAGCCCTACCCCGAGTTCGAGCCACAGATCGTCCACGTCGTTCCCGGCGGGACCGTCGAGTGGCTCGTCGAAACGGGCCGCCACGACGTCACCGCCTACCACGAGGACGGGCACGGCCCTCACCGAACGCCCAACGGCGTCGAGACCTGGGGAAGCCGCCGACTGACCGGCGTGGGATCGTCCTACGAACGGACGTTCGACCAGGAAGGTGTCTACGACTACGTCGACACCCAGCAGGTCTGTACCTCCCACGAGATCGCGGGTAATATCGGCCGCGTCGTGGTCGGCTGGCCCGATCCCGACGACGAACCCGCGATGGCCGACCCACAGCCGGAGCTTCCATCGCAGGCCGCCCGGGCGATCGAGCTGTTCAACGAGGAGACCCGCCCCGTCCTCGAGGCCGGACCGTAG
- the nirK gene encoding copper-containing nitrite reductase, translated as MTQFDANRRRFLQGIGAAGALAVAGCLENDGSATTETTSEDSGNQAGLSAAESVDVDRIARDPTDIPDPVDWDEPREHDITIETERLTAEIEPGVTFDYMTFEGQVPGPMVRVRRGDRVNLTFDVPDDMNIEMHNVDFHAVYGPGGGADATTIAPGDDPAEISFTADYAGVFIYHCAVPNMDQHISSGMFGSILVEPEDGLPEVDHEFYLGQHEIYTEGEAGEEGHHGFDFDAMKREDPTYVVFNGQAYAFTENGVGPMEAEVGDTARVYFANGGPNLLSSWHPIGNVWSDFYRDGDLLSEPDNNIETAPVAPGTTAAGEMEFPVPGPVKIVDHALSRVVHKGALGVIDVQGEENPEVYEEDPQ; from the coding sequence ATGACCCAATTCGACGCTAACCGACGACGGTTTCTTCAGGGGATCGGGGCAGCGGGTGCACTCGCGGTCGCCGGCTGTCTCGAGAACGATGGATCGGCTACGACCGAAACGACGTCCGAAGACAGCGGAAACCAGGCGGGACTGTCGGCCGCGGAGAGCGTCGACGTCGATCGGATCGCCCGTGACCCGACGGACATCCCGGATCCGGTCGACTGGGACGAGCCCCGCGAACACGACATCACGATCGAGACCGAGCGGCTGACAGCCGAGATCGAGCCCGGCGTCACGTTCGACTACATGACCTTCGAGGGGCAGGTGCCGGGACCGATGGTCCGGGTCCGACGGGGCGATCGAGTCAACCTCACGTTCGACGTCCCGGACGACATGAACATCGAGATGCACAACGTGGACTTCCACGCGGTCTACGGCCCCGGCGGCGGTGCCGACGCGACGACGATCGCGCCGGGGGACGACCCCGCAGAGATCAGCTTTACGGCTGACTACGCGGGCGTGTTCATCTACCACTGTGCGGTCCCGAACATGGACCAGCACATCAGCTCCGGGATGTTCGGTTCGATCCTCGTCGAGCCCGAAGACGGGCTGCCCGAGGTCGACCACGAGTTCTACCTCGGTCAGCACGAGATCTACACCGAAGGCGAGGCCGGCGAGGAGGGCCACCACGGCTTCGACTTCGACGCGATGAAGAGGGAAGATCCCACCTACGTGGTGTTCAACGGCCAGGCCTACGCCTTCACGGAGAACGGCGTCGGACCGATGGAAGCCGAAGTCGGTGACACCGCCCGAGTGTACTTCGCCAACGGCGGTCCGAACCTCCTGAGCTCCTGGCACCCGATCGGGAACGTCTGGAGTGACTTCTACCGCGACGGCGACCTGCTGTCCGAACCCGACAACAACATCGAGACGGCGCCGGTCGCACCCGGTACGACCGCGGCCGGCGAGATGGAGTTCCCCGTCCCCGGCCCGGTCAAGATCGTCGACCACGCGCTCAGCCGCGTCGTCCACAAGGGTGCACTCGGCGTCATCGACGTCCAGGGCGAGGAGAACCCCGAGGTCTACGAGGAGGATCCCCAATAG
- a CDS encoding alpha/beta fold hydrolase produces MVTRPPEPSISALLPSSEAESVVRTVNGVRLHAVVAGDPDDPLVVLLHGFPEFWYGWRDQIEPLVEAGYRVLVPDQRGYNRSDKPLHVRAYRRSTLSQDIVELIESEGEDVAHVVGHDWGGMVAWELGLRRPDVVDRLVVANAPHPTAYLRQWLSNPEQMRRSGYAYVFQLPWLPERLCRYDEFRVLERGLRESAAPGTFSDADFERYRRAWQRDGALTGMLNWYRASGRYPAAMSRGHVDVPTLVAWGEADRALVPSLAIDSYEFCRNGRLELFPETSHWIQHEAAERFTDMLVDHLSG; encoded by the coding sequence ATGGTAACGCGGCCTCCAGAACCGTCGATATCGGCACTGCTGCCCTCGAGCGAGGCCGAATCAGTCGTTCGAACGGTCAACGGCGTTCGGCTGCACGCGGTGGTAGCCGGCGACCCGGACGACCCACTGGTGGTGCTGTTACACGGGTTCCCGGAGTTCTGGTACGGGTGGCGGGACCAGATCGAGCCGCTCGTCGAGGCCGGCTACCGCGTTCTGGTGCCGGACCAGCGAGGTTACAACCGCAGCGATAAACCATTACACGTACGCGCGTATCGCCGGTCGACACTCTCGCAGGACATCGTTGAACTGATCGAAAGCGAGGGGGAAGACGTCGCCCACGTCGTCGGACACGACTGGGGCGGGATGGTCGCCTGGGAACTCGGCCTTCGCCGTCCCGACGTCGTCGACCGACTCGTCGTCGCCAACGCGCCCCATCCGACGGCATACCTGCGACAGTGGCTGTCGAACCCGGAACAGATGCGGCGGAGCGGGTACGCTTACGTCTTCCAGTTGCCGTGGCTACCCGAACGGCTCTGTCGATACGACGAGTTCCGCGTCCTCGAGCGAGGCCTCAGGGAGAGCGCCGCACCGGGAACGTTCTCAGACGCCGACTTCGAGCGCTATCGCCGGGCGTGGCAACGCGACGGTGCGCTTACCGGAATGCTGAACTGGTACCGTGCCAGCGGCCGGTATCCGGCAGCGATGTCGCGCGGACACGTGGACGTCCCGACACTCGTTGCCTGGGGAGAAGCCGACCGGGCGCTCGTCCCGTCGCTCGCGATCGACAGTTACGAGTTCTGTCGGAACGGCCGCCTCGAGTTGTTCCCGGAAACGAGCCACTGGATCCAACACGAGGCGGCCGAGCGGTTCACCGACATGCTGGTCGACCACCTTTCAGGCTGA
- a CDS encoding DUF2249 domain-containing protein, with product MQSYASAVDRTDAPGDSPREVIDVRSLGPPEPLKNTLETLVDLDDGTVLVQRNDRVPQFLFPKLEDRGYAHETVELEDEVVTVIWDPDA from the coding sequence ATGCAGTCGTACGCTTCCGCCGTCGACCGTACCGACGCGCCCGGCGACAGCCCGCGCGAGGTCATCGACGTCCGATCGCTGGGTCCGCCGGAACCGCTCAAGAACACTCTCGAGACACTCGTGGACCTCGACGACGGGACCGTGCTGGTCCAGCGAAACGACCGCGTCCCGCAGTTCCTCTTCCCGAAACTCGAGGATCGAGGCTACGCTCACGAGACCGTCGAACTCGAGGACGAGGTGGTGACCGTCATCTGGGATCCAGACGCCTAG
- a CDS encoding DUF2249 domain-containing protein, whose protein sequence is MTRLDVRDIPPVNRHPTIHEEFQDLEPGETLTIVNDHEPKPLFYEFQAEVESFDADGYEVERVDTDEFVAKFPKQEA, encoded by the coding sequence ATGACGCGACTCGACGTCAGGGACATCCCGCCGGTGAACCGCCACCCCACAATCCACGAAGAGTTTCAGGACCTCGAGCCTGGTGAGACGCTGACGATCGTCAACGATCACGAACCCAAACCGCTGTTCTACGAGTTCCAGGCGGAAGTCGAGAGCTTCGACGCCGACGGCTACGAGGTCGAACGCGTCGACACCGACGAGTTCGTCGCCAAGTTCCCCAAGCAAGAGGCCTAA
- a CDS encoding DUF2249 domain-containing protein has translation MPTKSVDRTIDVREIDGPPFDDIMSAVGSLEDGERLELLAPFEPEPLYEVLDSRGYTHESDRQDEDLWRVLIEPA, from the coding sequence ATGCCCACGAAATCAGTCGACAGGACGATCGACGTGCGCGAGATCGACGGCCCGCCGTTCGATGACATCATGTCTGCTGTCGGCTCCCTCGAGGACGGCGAACGCCTGGAGTTGCTCGCTCCGTTCGAGCCGGAACCCCTCTACGAAGTACTCGATTCGCGCGGCTACACGCACGAGAGCGACCGGCAAGATGAGGACCTCTGGCGAGTCCTCATCGAGCCCGCGTGA
- a CDS encoding helix-turn-helix domain-containing protein, whose translation MAQATLTITLPEQVWIEQISTEFPAATFRVLAAVPGTDSGFALVRVTGPEVPEVVDAMNDHSQITELTLAQWSENEATIHFETTAPLLMFSSQESGMPIELPVEIQDGEATIEVTGSRDRLAELAEQLEHFGLQYRIENVRERLHESQLLSERQLEVVAAAVEQGYYDTPRECSLTELAEHLDIAKSTCSETLHRAEEAIIKRFVEDLPALDDGEEPLEEQLAVS comes from the coding sequence ATGGCCCAAGCGACGCTCACTATCACGCTGCCCGAGCAGGTCTGGATCGAACAGATTTCGACCGAGTTTCCGGCGGCGACGTTCCGCGTCCTCGCAGCGGTCCCCGGCACCGACAGCGGGTTCGCACTCGTTCGGGTAACGGGACCGGAGGTCCCCGAGGTGGTCGACGCCATGAACGACCACTCCCAGATCACGGAGCTAACCCTCGCCCAGTGGAGCGAGAACGAGGCGACGATCCACTTCGAGACGACGGCTCCGCTGTTGATGTTCTCGTCCCAGGAGTCGGGGATGCCGATCGAACTCCCCGTCGAGATCCAGGACGGCGAGGCGACGATCGAGGTCACTGGCTCTCGTGACCGGTTGGCGGAACTGGCCGAGCAACTCGAGCACTTCGGTCTCCAGTACCGCATCGAGAACGTTCGCGAGCGCCTCCACGAGAGCCAACTACTCTCTGAACGCCAACTCGAAGTCGTCGCCGCTGCCGTAGAGCAGGGGTACTACGACACGCCCCGCGAGTGCTCCCTGACTGAACTGGCCGAACACCTCGACATCGCGAAATCGACCTGTAGCGAGACCCTCCACCGTGCCGAGGAGGCGATTATCAAACGGTTCGTCGAGGACCTGCCCGCCCTCGACGACGGCGAAGAGCCCCTCGAGGAGCAACTGGCAGTGAGCTGA
- a CDS encoding 4Fe-4S ferredoxin N-terminal domain-containing protein, producing the protein MSTDDESFHPLGNEWENELETMLDDTEYDTELGMEMAQDAFRVTKGELSEAEFHEKYHEDVMEEFGEDNRPTAEAFEAAQEEAKGAASRMLSKFEGDGEEGRREAMKKMGAGAAAVGLGAWGTVDDGNEPDPEPDVAAAAEEEEDPYEHDRTQWGMALDLERCDGCLSCVTACATENQLDSGVNWMYVLEFEDPGESANTNSSLARTSGPSPNRLIRPCQHCTDAPCEKVCPTTARHTRDKDGLVLTDYDVCIGCRYCQVACPYGVNYFQWDEPDVSTEDIAEHHEELGQGDHMTDDRDRWVDSRAPRGVMSKCTMCPSRQDGHMGEEYVGTTACQQACPPGAIQFGNMSDEESDPKKYAANPSRGRTLERISPPSADALAESLDGADDDLESVLEATDLDEDTLALMKAVEITGELGTGDGKLAGYEREFQEALDALADHGLDLDSEDVLVELDLADETDEDEEFDGPSVEDAQQRLEAFTGSPESNFRLLEDMGTNPNIVYLGQEPGPHAEQTEPTGATSLEYEQLSYEAVNGETIDLVDNRKEVLDEETVGDTGWSL; encoded by the coding sequence ATGAGTACGGACGACGAATCATTCCATCCGCTCGGAAACGAGTGGGAAAACGAACTGGAAACGATGCTCGACGATACCGAGTACGATACGGAACTCGGTATGGAGATGGCCCAGGACGCGTTTCGCGTCACGAAGGGCGAGTTGTCGGAAGCCGAATTCCACGAGAAGTATCACGAAGACGTGATGGAGGAGTTCGGCGAGGACAACCGCCCGACTGCGGAGGCGTTCGAAGCGGCCCAGGAAGAAGCGAAAGGGGCCGCCTCCCGAATGCTCTCGAAGTTCGAGGGCGACGGGGAGGAGGGCCGCCGCGAAGCCATGAAGAAGATGGGCGCTGGCGCGGCCGCCGTCGGCCTCGGCGCGTGGGGCACGGTCGACGACGGGAACGAGCCCGACCCGGAACCCGACGTCGCCGCCGCCGCTGAAGAGGAAGAAGACCCCTACGAGCACGACCGCACCCAGTGGGGGATGGCCCTCGACCTCGAGCGCTGTGACGGTTGCCTCTCCTGTGTTACTGCCTGTGCGACGGAGAACCAGCTCGACAGCGGGGTCAACTGGATGTACGTCCTCGAGTTCGAGGACCCGGGTGAGTCTGCGAACACGAATTCCTCACTTGCCCGCACGAGCGGACCGAGTCCGAACCGCCTCATCCGGCCGTGTCAGCACTGTACTGACGCGCCGTGTGAGAAGGTCTGTCCGACGACCGCCCGCCACACCCGCGACAAGGACGGCCTCGTCCTGACCGACTACGACGTCTGTATCGGCTGCCGATACTGTCAGGTTGCCTGTCCCTACGGCGTCAACTACTTCCAGTGGGACGAACCCGACGTCTCGACCGAAGACATCGCGGAGCACCACGAGGAACTCGGTCAGGGCGATCACATGACCGACGATCGCGATCGCTGGGTCGACAGCCGCGCGCCCCGCGGTGTCATGAGCAAGTGTACGATGTGTCCCAGCCGACAGGACGGTCACATGGGTGAGGAATACGTCGGCACTACGGCCTGCCAGCAGGCCTGCCCGCCCGGTGCGATCCAGTTCGGTAACATGAGCGACGAGGAAAGCGACCCCAAGAAGTACGCCGCGAACCCGAGTCGGGGTCGGACGCTCGAGCGTATCTCGCCGCCGTCGGCCGACGCGCTCGCGGAGTCGCTCGACGGCGCCGACGACGACCTCGAGTCGGTTCTCGAGGCGACCGACCTCGACGAGGACACGCTCGCACTGATGAAGGCCGTCGAGATCACCGGCGAACTCGGCACCGGCGACGGCAAACTCGCCGGATACGAACGCGAGTTCCAGGAAGCGCTCGACGCGCTTGCCGACCACGGTCTCGACCTCGACAGCGAAGACGTGCTCGTCGAACTCGACCTCGCCGACGAGACCGACGAGGACGAGGAGTTCGACGGACCAAGCGTCGAGGACGCCCAGCAGCGTCTGGAAGCGTTCACCGGCTCGCCCGAGTCGAACTTCCGGCTCCTCGAGGACATGGGCACCAACCCGAACATCGTCTACCTCGGTCAGGAGCCCGGCCCGCATGCCGAGCAGACCGAACCGACCGGCGCGACGAGCCTCGAGTACGAACAGCTCAGCTACGAAGCGGTCAACGGCGAAACGATCGACCTCGTCGACAACCGCAAAGAGGTGCTCGACGAGGAAACCGTCGGTGACACGGGGTGGTCGCTGTGA
- the nrfD gene encoding NrfD/PsrC family molybdoenzyme membrane anchor subunit, which translates to MSTKTPSEADILRPINTFTKKYIALFAVCALAFGAFLVAWAYQLQKGLVVTGLGDWGSGGGVTWGLYIGAFIWWVGIAHGGIILSAAVRLLGMDRYMPVARLAELLTIAGLSAAGFYILVHMGRPDRMVTSVLGHYHITVNNSPLVWDVTVITAYFVLTATYLALTLRYDITRLRDQLPDLFEPVYKIMTIGYTREEDRIIERMVWWLALAIIIMAPLLLHGGVIPWLFAVLPGMPAWFGAVQGPQFLTIALTSAISGVILVAYAFRRAYDWEHIMTDDVFRGLLLWLGFFCLLFLWLQLQQNVTGLFKAPLSTSTAQGATLDHPIYLLSMGLVFATLAYIFAQTIRPSLFTKARAILSGIVVLTATFLEKLLFVVEGFMHPEFEIYAATPGEYFPSAIEWLSLAGTIGMVVLIFLSVSKVVPVVELHAIEHLRGDHGHEHEEHGETAAEKEVKA; encoded by the coding sequence GTGAGCACGAAGACTCCCTCCGAGGCCGACATCCTTCGACCGATCAACACGTTCACGAAGAAGTATATCGCGCTGTTCGCCGTGTGTGCACTGGCCTTCGGCGCGTTCCTCGTCGCCTGGGCCTACCAGCTCCAGAAGGGGCTGGTCGTCACGGGCCTCGGCGACTGGGGCTCCGGTGGCGGCGTCACCTGGGGCCTGTACATCGGCGCGTTCATCTGGTGGGTCGGTATCGCACACGGCGGGATCATCCTCTCGGCCGCAGTGCGTCTGCTCGGGATGGACCGCTACATGCCGGTCGCCCGCCTCGCAGAACTGCTAACGATCGCCGGCCTCTCCGCGGCCGGGTTCTACATCCTGGTCCACATGGGTCGCCCGGACCGGATGGTCACCAGCGTCCTTGGCCACTACCACATCACGGTTAACAACTCGCCGCTGGTGTGGGACGTGACGGTCATTACCGCCTACTTCGTCCTGACCGCCACCTATCTCGCCCTGACGCTCCGGTACGACATCACGCGACTGCGCGACCAGCTGCCGGACCTCTTCGAGCCGGTCTACAAGATCATGACGATCGGTTACACCCGAGAGGAAGACCGGATCATCGAACGGATGGTCTGGTGGCTCGCGCTGGCGATCATCATCATGGCCCCGCTCCTGCTCCACGGTGGCGTCATTCCGTGGCTGTTCGCCGTGCTGCCGGGCATGCCCGCCTGGTTCGGCGCCGTCCAGGGGCCGCAGTTCCTCACTATCGCACTGACCTCGGCGATCAGCGGCGTGATCCTCGTCGCCTACGCCTTCCGTCGTGCGTACGACTGGGAACACATCATGACCGACGACGTCTTCCGCGGCCTGCTACTGTGGCTCGGGTTCTTCTGCCTGCTGTTCCTCTGGCTCCAGCTCCAGCAGAACGTCACCGGGCTGTTCAAGGCGCCGCTCTCGACGAGCACCGCACAGGGTGCCACTCTCGACCACCCGATCTACCTGCTCTCGATGGGCCTCGTGTTCGCGACCCTTGCGTACATCTTCGCACAGACGATCCGCCCGTCGCTGTTCACGAAGGCTCGAGCGATCCTCTCGGGGATCGTCGTGCTGACCGCGACCTTCCTCGAGAAGCTGCTGTTCGTCGTCGAAGGGTTCATGCACCCCGAATTCGAGATCTACGCCGCGACGCCCGGGGAGTACTTCCCGAGTGCCATCGAGTGGCTCTCGCTTGCCGGCACGATCGGCATGGTAGTGCTGATCTTCCTGTCGGTCTCGAAGGTCGTTCCGGTCGTCGAACTTCACGCGATCGAACACCTTCGTGGCGACCACGGCCACGAACACGAGGAACACGGTGAAACCGCCGCAGAGAAGGAGGTGAAAGCATGA